From Cellulosimicrobium cellulans, the proteins below share one genomic window:
- the valS gene encoding valine--tRNA ligase, producing MSDFPTNAPTGAADATAATTSSAGRVAGDVVRAVVAGVPDRVSLDGLEETYDARWAEQGTYAFDRSKTREQVFSIDTPPPTVSGSLHVGHVFSYTHTDVVARFQRMRGLEVFYPMGWDDNGLPTERRVQNYYGVRCDPTLPYVEGFEPPHEGGEGKSVKAADQVPVSRRNFIELCERLTAEDEKQFEALWRRLGLSVDWAQHYQTIDARSRTAAQRAFLRNLGRGEAYQAEAPGLWDVTFQTAVAQAELEARDYPGHFHKVAFHRVAPGTPDDGAPVFIETTRPELLAACVALVAHPDDERYQHLFGTTVRSPLFDVELPVLAHPAAERDKGAGIAMCCTFGDLTDVQWWRELQLPTRSIITRDGRIVRETPDWITSHSGQGVFAELEGKTTFSARQVVVDALRDAGDLDGEPVATQRKANFFEKGDKPLEIVTSRQWYIRNGGRDWVAADGTRRDLRAELLGRGKELAFHPDFMRVRYENWVGGLNGDWLVSRQRFFGVAIPLWYPVLESGEIDHDHPLVPSEAVLPVDPSSDVPAGYSEDQRGVPGGFVGENDIMDTWATSSLTPQIAGGWEVDPDLFERVFPMDLRPQGQDIIRTWLFSTVVRSHLEFGSLPWKNAAISGWILDPDRKKMSKSKGNVVTPMGLLEEHGSDAVRYWAASARLGTDAAFEVGQMKIGRRLAIKILNASKFALSFGVDAETGTGEIVLDPALVTETLDRAMLAGLASVVEKATEAFEAYDHTRALETTETFFWTFCDDYLELVKDRAYGAGAAASDVSAETRSARVALAIALDTLLRLFAPFVPFATEEVWSWWRASEGSIHRAPWPTSDVARTAAGDADPAVLTAAGHALAALRKIKSEAKVSMRTPILAAQVAVPTVSLAGVEASVVDVRNGGRVTGTLDLVATTEGQGDPAVQGGIVVVSSELGEPEARKKA from the coding sequence ATGAGCGACTTCCCGACGAACGCGCCGACGGGCGCGGCCGATGCCACTGCAGCAACGACCTCCTCCGCCGGCCGCGTAGCCGGCGACGTCGTCCGCGCGGTGGTCGCGGGAGTACCCGACCGGGTGAGCCTCGACGGGCTCGAGGAGACGTACGACGCCCGCTGGGCCGAGCAGGGGACGTACGCGTTCGACCGCTCGAAGACCCGCGAGCAGGTCTTCTCCATCGACACCCCGCCACCGACGGTCTCCGGCTCCCTCCACGTGGGGCACGTGTTCTCCTACACGCACACCGACGTCGTCGCGCGGTTCCAGCGCATGCGCGGCCTCGAGGTGTTCTACCCGATGGGCTGGGACGACAACGGCCTGCCCACCGAGCGCCGCGTGCAGAACTACTACGGCGTGCGCTGCGACCCCACCCTCCCCTACGTCGAGGGCTTCGAGCCCCCGCACGAGGGCGGCGAGGGCAAGTCGGTCAAGGCCGCGGACCAGGTGCCGGTGAGCCGCCGCAACTTCATCGAGCTGTGCGAGCGCCTGACCGCCGAGGACGAGAAGCAGTTCGAGGCGCTGTGGCGCCGGCTCGGGCTCTCGGTCGACTGGGCGCAGCACTACCAGACCATCGACGCGCGGTCGCGCACGGCCGCGCAGCGCGCGTTCCTGCGCAACCTCGGCCGCGGCGAGGCCTACCAGGCCGAGGCGCCGGGGCTGTGGGACGTGACGTTCCAGACGGCGGTCGCGCAGGCCGAGCTCGAGGCGCGCGACTACCCCGGGCACTTCCACAAGGTCGCGTTCCACCGTGTCGCGCCGGGCACGCCCGACGACGGCGCACCCGTCTTCATCGAGACGACGCGCCCTGAGCTGCTCGCCGCGTGCGTCGCGCTCGTCGCGCACCCGGACGACGAGCGCTACCAGCACCTGTTCGGCACGACGGTGCGCTCGCCGCTGTTCGACGTCGAGCTGCCCGTCCTCGCCCACCCCGCCGCGGAGCGCGACAAGGGCGCGGGCATCGCGATGTGCTGCACGTTCGGCGACCTCACCGACGTGCAGTGGTGGCGCGAGCTGCAGCTCCCGACGCGCTCGATCATCACGCGCGACGGGCGCATCGTGCGCGAGACGCCGGACTGGATCACGTCGCACTCCGGGCAGGGCGTGTTCGCCGAGCTCGAGGGCAAGACGACGTTCTCCGCGCGCCAGGTCGTCGTCGACGCCCTGCGGGACGCGGGCGACCTCGACGGCGAGCCGGTCGCCACGCAGCGCAAGGCGAACTTCTTCGAGAAGGGCGACAAGCCGCTCGAGATCGTCACCTCGCGCCAGTGGTACATCCGGAACGGCGGCCGCGACTGGGTCGCCGCGGACGGCACGCGCCGCGACCTGCGCGCCGAGCTGCTCGGCCGGGGCAAGGAGCTCGCGTTCCACCCCGACTTCATGCGCGTGCGCTACGAGAACTGGGTCGGCGGCCTCAACGGCGACTGGCTCGTCTCGCGCCAGCGCTTCTTCGGCGTGGCGATCCCGCTCTGGTACCCGGTGCTGGAGTCGGGCGAGATCGACCACGACCACCCGCTCGTCCCGTCGGAGGCCGTCCTTCCGGTCGACCCGTCGTCCGACGTGCCCGCCGGGTACTCCGAGGACCAGCGCGGCGTGCCGGGCGGGTTCGTCGGCGAGAACGACATCATGGACACGTGGGCGACGTCGTCGCTGACGCCGCAGATCGCGGGCGGCTGGGAGGTCGACCCCGACCTGTTCGAGCGGGTGTTCCCCATGGACCTGCGCCCGCAGGGCCAGGACATCATCCGGACCTGGCTCTTCTCGACCGTCGTGCGCTCGCACCTCGAGTTCGGCTCGCTGCCGTGGAAGAACGCGGCGATCTCCGGCTGGATCCTCGACCCCGACCGCAAGAAGATGTCGAAGTCCAAGGGCAACGTCGTCACGCCCATGGGCCTGCTCGAGGAGCACGGCTCCGACGCCGTCCGGTACTGGGCCGCCTCGGCCCGCCTGGGCACCGACGCGGCGTTCGAGGTCGGCCAGATGAAGATCGGCCGCCGCCTCGCGATCAAGATCCTCAACGCGTCGAAGTTCGCGCTGTCGTTCGGGGTCGACGCCGAGACCGGGACGGGCGAGATCGTCCTCGACCCCGCGCTCGTCACCGAGACGCTCGACCGCGCGATGCTCGCGGGCCTCGCGTCCGTCGTCGAGAAGGCGACCGAGGCGTTCGAGGCGTACGACCACACGCGCGCCCTCGAGACCACGGAGACGTTCTTCTGGACGTTCTGCGACGACTACCTCGAGCTCGTCAAGGACCGCGCGTACGGCGCCGGGGCCGCAGCGTCCGACGTCTCGGCCGAGACCCGGTCCGCGCGCGTCGCGCTCGCGATCGCGCTCGACACGCTGCTGCGCCTCTTCGCGCCGTTCGTGCCGTTCGCGACCGAGGAGGTCTGGTCGTGGTGGCGCGCGTCGGAGGGCTCGATCCACCGCGCGCCGTGGCCGACCTCCGACGTCGCGCGCACGGCCGCCGGCGACGCCGACCCTGCCGTGCTCACGGCCGCGGGCCACGCGCTCGCCGCGCTGCGCAAGATCAAGTCCGAGGCGAAGGTCTCCATGCGCACGCCGATCCTCGCCGCGCAGGTCGCCGTCCCGACGGTGTCCCTCGCGGGCGTCGAGGCGTCGGTCGTCGACGTCCGCAACGGCGGGCGCGTCACCGGCACGCTCGACCTCGTCGCGACGACGGAGGGCCAGGGCGACCCGGCCGTCCAGGGCGGGATCGTCGTCGTCTCCTCCGAGCTCGGCGAGCCCGAGGCCCGCAAGAAGGCCTGA
- a CDS encoding DUF4914 family protein produces the protein MTLTTTDSARTTGALPPGVVLPPALAAALAACPDLVVPSSRDELYRLALGPDGGPRFVVEYDADGTLVPEAEVVRCRNGIAVNYPEDYMRRRDPDCMRIADDLPTDKPRYRDVFGTGFGAVKDETLAWLATQELVVVPFRAGGRTHGYPSLAVCPVNAAFFALALVDLQGWTTFDELGPFEPRSILYVAPPFRHTRFDGRQVVVHDRSETLHEVFAYNLYPGPSAKKGVFSVLLDVGEREGWVTAHASSVRVTTPYENETVVMHEGASGGGKSEMCQEIRRQEDGRILLGTNVVTDEPYVITLGETSALDPVTDDMTLCHAALQTGDGRLVVTDAEEGWFVRVDNLTGYGQDAHLERACIHPDVPLVFFNIDGVPDATVLPWEHSLDSDGRRCPNPRVVVPRHLLTDVEGPAEVDVRTFGARMPACTRDHPTYGIMGMTHVVPASLAWIWRLVAPRGDKNPSIGESRSATEALAHGGMVAEGVGSYWPFATGTKVAAANLLLRQLVETDRTRYVLTPNQHIGAYKVDFAAEWLTREYLARRGGGRLRPEELTPARCPLFGYTLTEMKIDGQLVRPTFLRPELQSQVGLEAYDAGARIITDFFASELRQFLTDDLDPLGRQIIEVCLRNGSVEEYAALTPVYV, from the coding sequence ATGACCCTCACGACCACCGACAGCGCGCGCACGACCGGGGCGCTGCCGCCCGGCGTCGTCCTCCCGCCCGCGCTCGCGGCGGCGCTCGCGGCGTGCCCGGACCTCGTCGTCCCGTCCTCGCGCGACGAGCTGTACCGCCTCGCGCTGGGGCCCGACGGCGGTCCGCGGTTCGTCGTCGAGTACGACGCCGACGGCACGCTCGTTCCCGAGGCCGAGGTGGTGCGGTGCCGGAACGGCATCGCCGTGAACTACCCCGAGGACTACATGCGCCGGCGCGACCCGGACTGCATGCGCATCGCCGACGACCTGCCCACCGACAAGCCGCGCTACCGCGACGTCTTCGGGACCGGGTTCGGCGCCGTGAAGGACGAGACCCTCGCGTGGCTCGCGACCCAGGAGCTGGTGGTCGTGCCGTTCCGTGCGGGCGGGCGGACCCACGGCTACCCGTCGCTCGCCGTCTGCCCGGTCAACGCGGCGTTCTTCGCCCTCGCCCTCGTCGACCTGCAGGGGTGGACCACGTTCGACGAGCTCGGGCCGTTCGAGCCGCGCTCGATCCTCTACGTCGCCCCGCCGTTCCGCCACACGCGCTTCGACGGGCGCCAGGTCGTCGTGCACGACCGCTCCGAGACGCTGCACGAGGTCTTCGCCTACAACCTCTACCCCGGTCCGAGCGCGAAGAAGGGGGTGTTCTCCGTCCTGCTCGACGTCGGCGAGCGCGAGGGGTGGGTCACGGCCCACGCCTCGTCGGTCCGCGTCACCACGCCGTACGAGAACGAGACCGTCGTCATGCACGAGGGGGCGTCGGGCGGCGGCAAGTCCGAGATGTGCCAGGAGATCCGGCGCCAGGAGGACGGGCGGATCCTGCTCGGCACGAACGTCGTGACCGACGAGCCCTACGTCATCACGCTGGGGGAGACGAGCGCGCTCGACCCCGTCACCGACGACATGACCCTGTGCCACGCCGCGCTCCAGACGGGTGACGGCCGCCTCGTCGTCACGGACGCGGAAGAGGGGTGGTTCGTGCGCGTCGACAACCTGACCGGCTACGGGCAGGACGCGCACCTGGAGCGCGCGTGCATCCACCCCGACGTCCCCCTCGTCTTCTTCAACATCGACGGCGTCCCCGACGCCACGGTGCTGCCGTGGGAGCACTCCCTCGACTCCGACGGCCGGCGGTGCCCCAACCCGCGGGTCGTCGTGCCCCGCCACCTGCTGACCGACGTCGAAGGTCCGGCGGAGGTCGACGTCCGGACCTTCGGCGCCCGCATGCCGGCCTGCACCCGGGACCACCCGACCTACGGGATCATGGGCATGACCCACGTCGTCCCCGCCTCGCTCGCGTGGATCTGGCGGCTCGTCGCGCCGCGCGGGGACAAGAACCCGTCGATCGGCGAGTCGCGGTCGGCGACGGAGGCCCTGGCCCACGGCGGGATGGTCGCGGAGGGCGTCGGGTCGTACTGGCCGTTCGCGACCGGGACGAAGGTCGCGGCCGCGAACCTCCTGCTGCGCCAGCTCGTGGAGACGGACCGGACCCGGTACGTCCTGACGCCGAACCAGCACATCGGCGCGTACAAGGTCGACTTCGCCGCCGAGTGGCTCACGCGCGAGTACCTCGCGCGGCGCGGCGGCGGGCGCCTGCGCCCCGAGGAGCTCACCCCGGCCCGCTGCCCGCTGTTCGGGTACACGCTCACGGAGATGAAGATCGACGGCCAGCTCGTGCGACCCACGTTCCTGCGGCCCGAGCTCCAGTCCCAGGTCGGGCTGGAAGCCTACGACGCCGGGGCGCGGATCATCACCGACTTCTTCGCCAGCGAGCTGCGGCAGTTCCTCACCGACGACCTCGACCCGCTGGGGCGGCAGATCATCGAGGTCTGCCTGCGCAACGGCTCCGTCGAGGAGTACGCGGCCCTGACCCCCGTCTACGTCTGA
- a CDS encoding TIGR03557 family F420-dependent LLM class oxidoreductase: MGLTIGYAAMLEQFHPTEAVALSAYAEAHGFSGTMAADHFQPWVPAQGESSFVWNVLTALGERTTGDLGPGVTAPTFRWHPAMVAQASATLAAMYPGRHWLGLGSGEALNEHVVAGYWPEAPERINRMFEAIDVIKKLFQSGLDNKDVKHSGQFYKMESTRLWTMPEAAPEILVATAGPVTARRAGRHADGLITVGAPLEKISMLFGKFDDGVRESGRDPQAMPKVLQLHLSWAATDEEALANAMTEWPNGGMKFPKADIRSPHDFEQMAKLVRPEDFEGRMVISADPDAHRAYIQKFVDLGFDRIYLHNVGRNQREWIEVFGREVLPKLAR, encoded by the coding sequence ATGGGTCTGACGATCGGCTATGCCGCCATGCTCGAGCAGTTCCACCCGACCGAGGCCGTCGCGCTCTCGGCCTACGCGGAGGCGCACGGCTTCTCCGGCACCATGGCGGCCGACCACTTCCAGCCGTGGGTCCCGGCGCAGGGCGAGTCGTCCTTCGTGTGGAACGTGCTCACCGCGCTCGGCGAGCGCACGACGGGCGACCTCGGGCCGGGCGTCACCGCGCCGACGTTCCGCTGGCACCCCGCGATGGTCGCGCAGGCCTCGGCGACGCTCGCCGCGATGTACCCCGGGCGGCACTGGCTCGGCCTGGGCTCGGGCGAGGCGCTCAACGAGCACGTCGTCGCGGGCTACTGGCCCGAGGCGCCCGAGCGCATCAACCGCATGTTCGAGGCGATCGACGTCATCAAGAAGCTGTTCCAGTCCGGGCTCGACAACAAGGACGTCAAGCACTCCGGGCAGTTCTACAAGATGGAGTCCACGCGCCTGTGGACCATGCCCGAGGCCGCGCCCGAGATCCTCGTCGCGACGGCGGGACCCGTGACGGCCAGGCGCGCCGGGCGGCACGCCGACGGCCTCATCACCGTCGGCGCGCCGCTGGAGAAGATCTCGATGCTGTTCGGCAAGTTCGACGACGGCGTCCGCGAGTCCGGCCGCGACCCGCAGGCGATGCCGAAGGTGCTGCAGCTCCACCTGTCCTGGGCGGCGACGGACGAGGAGGCGCTCGCGAACGCGATGACCGAGTGGCCCAACGGCGGCATGAAGTTCCCCAAGGCCGACATCCGCTCGCCGCACGACTTCGAGCAGATGGCCAAGCTCGTGCGCCCCGAGGACTTCGAGGGCCGGATGGTGATCTCGGCCGACCCCGACGCGCACCGCGCGTACATCCAGAAGTTCGTGGACCTCGGCTTCGACCGGATCTACCTCCACAACGTGGGCCGCAACCAGCGTGAGTGGATCGAGGTCTTCGGTCGCGAGGTCCTGCCGAAGCTGGCGCGATGA
- the cofE gene encoding coenzyme F420-0:L-glutamate ligase: protein MTPGAGPLVPDDVAREGGEARLSAWAPSGLGEVRPGDDLAALVGDLLAAAAAGDALVEGDVVVVTSKVVSKAEGRVVAAADREQAITDETVRVVATRERPGQPPLRIVENHLGLVMAAAGVDASNTPEGTVLLLPLDPDASARALRNALRARFGLARLGVVVTDTAGRAWRDGLVDVAIGAAGIVVAEDLRGGVDAHGRPLSVTVTAVADEVASASELVRGKAAGRPVAVVRGLGRYVGDDDGPGARTLVRPSADDLFREGSAEAYDRGYRDGFGEGFREGSGNEPLPAG, encoded by the coding sequence ATGACGCCCGGCGCAGGTCCCCTCGTGCCCGACGACGTCGCGCGCGAGGGCGGCGAGGCGCGCCTGTCCGCGTGGGCGCCGTCGGGCCTCGGCGAGGTGCGTCCGGGCGACGACCTCGCCGCGCTCGTCGGCGACCTGCTCGCCGCGGCGGCGGCGGGCGACGCGCTCGTGGAGGGCGACGTCGTCGTGGTGACGAGCAAGGTCGTGTCCAAGGCGGAGGGCCGCGTCGTCGCCGCCGCCGACCGCGAGCAGGCGATCACGGACGAGACGGTGCGCGTCGTCGCGACGCGCGAGCGCCCGGGACAGCCCCCGCTGCGCATCGTCGAGAACCACCTGGGCCTCGTCATGGCCGCCGCAGGGGTCGACGCCTCCAACACGCCCGAGGGGACGGTGCTGCTCCTCCCGCTCGACCCGGACGCCTCGGCCCGGGCGCTGCGGAACGCGCTGCGGGCCCGGTTCGGTCTCGCCCGCCTCGGCGTCGTCGTCACGGACACCGCCGGCCGTGCGTGGCGCGACGGGCTGGTCGACGTCGCCATCGGTGCGGCGGGGATCGTCGTGGCCGAGGACCTGCGCGGCGGCGTGGACGCGCACGGCCGCCCCCTCTCCGTCACGGTCACGGCCGTCGCCGACGAGGTGGCCTCCGCGAGCGAGCTCGTGCGCGGCAAGGCCGCGGGCCGGCCGGTCGCCGTCGTGCGGGGGCTGGGCCGGTACGTGGGCGACGACGACGGCCCGGGGGCGCGCACGCTCGTCCGACCCTCCGCCGACGACCTCTTCCGGGAGGGGAGCGCCGAGGCCTACGACCGCGGGTACCGGGACGGGTTCGGCGAGGGCTTCCGCGAGGGGTCGGGGAACGAGCCCCTCCCCGCCGGCTGA
- a CDS encoding VOC family protein, producing MAHGDITHIDIPVSDSGRATQFYGELFGWQIAEIPGFEGYPMWRAPNQISGGGLAPRSEGFTTPRSYVEVDSIEDTLAKVRELGGSVILEKSEISPTSWWAAFEDADGNQIGLYEGTTDAG from the coding sequence ATGGCGCACGGAGACATCACGCACATCGACATCCCGGTGAGCGACAGCGGCCGGGCCACGCAGTTCTACGGCGAGCTCTTCGGCTGGCAGATCGCGGAGATCCCGGGCTTCGAGGGCTACCCCATGTGGCGCGCCCCGAACCAGATCAGCGGCGGCGGGCTCGCGCCGCGGTCGGAGGGGTTCACGACCCCCCGCAGCTACGTCGAGGTCGACTCGATCGAGGACACGCTCGCGAAGGTCCGCGAGCTCGGGGGCAGCGTGATCCTGGAGAAGTCCGAGATCAGCCCGACGTCCTGGTGGGCGGCGTTCGAGGACGCCGACGGGAACCAGATCGGCCTCTACGAGGGCACGACGGACGCGGGCTGA
- a CDS encoding AI-2E family transporter, with protein sequence MTTTTSRASALPPSTRTLLALAAGVVVLAGVHTAREVLAPILLAAVIVIICHPVRFPLERRGWPRWAATTAVVVVAYLILAVLVAMLVFAGFRFADLVREYLPALVRSVEDVVDQLSAVGIDTDVAEAATSWLEPARVLSLAGNVSGMALGIATAFFFVLAYAIFMAADAARYSTATTVFGTERAATIDRASRFSGGVRRYFVVNASFGAVVAVVDGVALWLLSVPAPTVWAILAFVTNFIPNIGFVLGLVPPAIMAFVVGGWQLALAVVAVYCVVNVVLQVLVQPKFVADAVNLSLTLSFVSVVFWTFVIGPLGAILAIPLTLLVRALVLEPDPGSGWLRWLSGDDVPRDGGTASPAPGAVEGDEVASRRDAGPGPESERDPQVQPESSPTEGAPAPETA encoded by the coding sequence GTGACCACGACGACGTCGCGCGCCTCGGCGCTGCCTCCCTCCACCCGCACGCTCCTGGCGCTCGCCGCAGGCGTGGTGGTGCTCGCGGGGGTCCACACGGCCCGGGAGGTGCTCGCGCCGATCCTCCTCGCGGCGGTGATCGTCATCATCTGCCACCCCGTGCGGTTCCCGCTCGAGCGCCGGGGCTGGCCCCGGTGGGCCGCGACGACGGCGGTCGTGGTGGTCGCCTACCTCATCCTCGCCGTGCTCGTCGCGATGCTCGTGTTCGCGGGCTTCCGGTTCGCCGACCTGGTGCGCGAGTACCTGCCGGCGCTGGTGCGCTCGGTCGAGGACGTCGTCGACCAGCTCTCCGCCGTCGGGATCGACACGGACGTCGCGGAGGCGGCGACGTCCTGGCTGGAGCCCGCCCGGGTCCTCAGCCTCGCCGGGAACGTCTCGGGCATGGCGCTCGGCATCGCGACGGCCTTCTTCTTCGTGCTCGCCTACGCGATCTTCATGGCGGCCGACGCCGCGCGGTACTCGACCGCGACCACGGTCTTCGGCACCGAGCGTGCCGCGACGATCGACCGCGCGTCCCGGTTCAGCGGCGGCGTGCGGCGCTACTTCGTCGTCAACGCGTCGTTCGGCGCCGTCGTGGCGGTCGTCGACGGCGTCGCGCTCTGGCTGCTCTCCGTCCCGGCTCCGACGGTGTGGGCGATCCTCGCGTTCGTCACCAACTTCATCCCCAACATCGGCTTCGTGCTCGGCCTCGTCCCGCCCGCGATCATGGCGTTCGTCGTCGGCGGGTGGCAGCTCGCGCTCGCCGTCGTCGCGGTCTACTGCGTCGTGAACGTCGTGCTCCAGGTGCTCGTCCAGCCCAAGTTCGTGGCCGACGCCGTGAACCTCAGCCTGACCCTCAGCTTCGTCTCCGTCGTGTTCTGGACGTTCGTCATCGGGCCGCTCGGGGCGATCCTCGCGATCCCGCTCACGCTGCTCGTGCGCGCGCTCGTGCTGGAGCCCGACCCCGGCTCGGGCTGGCTGCGCTGGCTCTCGGGTGACGACGTGCCCCGGGACGGCGGGACGGCGAGCCCTGCACCCGGCGCGGTGGAGGGCGACGAGGTCGCCTCCCGCCGGGATGCCGGCCCCGGACCGGAGTCCGAGCGTGACCCTCAGGTCCAGCCCGAGAGTTCGCCGACGGAGGGCGCCCCCGCCCCGGAGACGGCGTAG
- a CDS encoding HhH-GPD-type base excision DNA repair protein has product MTDQLWITGDPDADALLSDDAFALLVGMLLDQQYPMEHAFAGPRKIRDRLGSIDPRAVAEADPNAFVTLATTPPAIHRYGRSMAARVQDLARVVVDEYDGDATRIWTAPGAGDDGTAAPTGAEVLARLRALPGYGDQKARIFLALLGKQRDVQPAGWREAAGHYGDEGSRRSIADVTSPESLAEVRTFKKAQKAAAKAAKS; this is encoded by the coding sequence ATGACCGACCAGCTCTGGATCACCGGCGACCCCGACGCGGACGCGCTCCTCAGCGACGACGCGTTCGCCCTCCTCGTCGGCATGCTCCTCGACCAGCAGTACCCGATGGAGCACGCGTTCGCGGGACCGCGCAAGATCCGTGACCGCCTGGGCTCCATCGACCCGCGCGCCGTGGCGGAGGCGGACCCCAACGCGTTCGTCACGCTCGCCACGACGCCGCCGGCCATCCACCGCTACGGACGCTCGATGGCAGCCCGGGTGCAGGACCTGGCGCGCGTCGTCGTCGACGAGTACGACGGCGACGCGACCCGGATCTGGACCGCGCCCGGCGCCGGTGACGACGGCACGGCGGCGCCCACCGGCGCGGAGGTCCTCGCCCGGCTGCGCGCGCTGCCCGGGTACGGCGACCAGAAGGCCAGGATCTTCCTCGCGCTCCTCGGCAAGCAGCGCGACGTGCAGCCCGCGGGGTGGCGCGAGGCGGCGGGGCACTACGGGGACGAGGGGTCGCGTCGGTCCATCGCCGACGTCACGAGCCCGGAGTCGCTCGCGGAGGTCCGCACGTTCAAGAAGGCGCAGAAGGCCGCGGCGAAGGCCGCGAAGTCCTGA
- a CDS encoding glycosyl hydrolase family 18 protein has protein sequence MFRRKLLTLATTTALAVGAAVGLVAQPASAATPVPDHVFSPYYEMWLGDDISAVSQQAGADHVTLAFAQTERQGSCTLYWNGDTSLPIAQSSFGAQVDAIQARGGNVIPSLGGWTADDATEDGQLTELADSCTDVNTIAAQIEKLITTYDVERIDFDIEADSINSSAGVDRRNKALKIVQDWAKANGRTFEVQYTLPTTTQGLAAAGKNLTCCATP, from the coding sequence ATGTTCCGAAGGAAGCTGCTCACGCTCGCGACTACGACGGCGCTCGCCGTCGGCGCGGCCGTCGGCCTCGTCGCGCAACCGGCGTCCGCCGCGACGCCCGTCCCCGACCACGTCTTCTCGCCGTACTACGAGATGTGGCTGGGCGACGACATCAGTGCCGTGTCCCAGCAGGCGGGCGCCGACCACGTCACGCTGGCGTTCGCCCAGACCGAGCGACAGGGGTCGTGCACGCTCTACTGGAACGGCGACACGTCGCTGCCGATCGCGCAGTCGAGCTTCGGCGCCCAGGTCGACGCGATCCAGGCGCGCGGCGGCAACGTCATCCCGTCCCTCGGCGGCTGGACGGCCGACGACGCGACCGAGGACGGACAGCTCACGGAGCTGGCGGACTCGTGCACGGACGTGAACACGATCGCGGCGCAGATCGAGAAGCTCATCACGACGTACGACGTCGAGCGCATCGACTTCGACATCGAGGCGGACTCGATCAACAGCAGCGCCGGGGTGGACCGTCGCAACAAGGCGCTGAAGATCGTGCAGGACTGGGCCAAGGCCAACGGTCGGACGTTCGAGGTCCAGTACACGCTGCCCACCACGACGCAGGGCCTGGCCGCGGCGGGCAAGAACCTAACCTGCTGCGCAACGCCGTGA
- a CDS encoding nitroreductase family deazaflavin-dependent oxidoreductase codes for MPIPHWVTRSNKRFLNPVMLRVATGVGPMAVVRHVGRRSGRVYRTPVFAFAYRDSPADPVRVVLALTYGPDVDWVRNVDAAGEFVLERRGEEFRVVDVRRVEGEDGLRLVPGWTSAVLRRTGVDRFRTGRLLRAPVATSA; via the coding sequence ATGCCGATCCCGCACTGGGTGACCCGGAGCAACAAGCGTTTCCTGAACCCCGTGATGCTGCGCGTCGCGACGGGGGTCGGGCCGATGGCGGTCGTGCGCCACGTCGGCCGACGCAGCGGCCGCGTCTACCGCACTCCCGTCTTCGCGTTCGCGTACCGCGACTCGCCGGCCGACCCGGTCCGCGTCGTCCTCGCCCTCACGTACGGGCCGGACGTCGACTGGGTGCGCAACGTCGACGCCGCGGGCGAGTTCGTGCTGGAGCGCCGGGGCGAGGAGTTCCGCGTCGTCGACGTGCGACGCGTCGAGGGCGAGGACGGCCTGCGGCTCGTGCCCGGCTGGACGAGCGCCGTCCTGCGCCGCACGGGAGTGGACCGGTTCCGGACCGGGAGACTCCTGCGGGCGCCCGTCGCGACGTCCGCGTAG